The Arachis hypogaea cultivar Tifrunner chromosome 16, arahy.Tifrunner.gnm2.J5K5, whole genome shotgun sequence genome contains a region encoding:
- the LOC112757044 gene encoding short-chain dehydrogenase TIC 32, chloroplastic-like, with the protein MTGLTTIVTGATSGIGAETTRVLALRGVHVVMGIGNLAAAKDVKESILKEIPFAKVDAMELDLSSFESVKKFASEFNSSGLPLNILINNAEIMACPFMLSKDNIELQFATNHLGHFLLTNLLLDTMKKTSCESKKEGRIVNHSSEAHCFSYSERICFDKINDESSYNSWHAYGQSKLANMLHANELARCLKEDGANITANFLHPGAITTNLFCHTSVVNAQMNIHGRNPEICLSRLQDKENSLAIEFHASSLLPRMI; encoded by the exons ATGACCGGGCTTACTACCATCGTCACAG GAGCAACCAGTGGAATTGGGGCTGAAACTACACGTGTTCTTGCTCTGCGCGGTGTCCACGTAGTTATGGGGATCGGAAACTTGGCTGCTGCTAAAGATGTAAAAGAATCAATTCTTAAAGAGATTCCCTTTGCTAAAGTTGATGCCATGGAGTTGGATCTCAGTTCATTCGAGTCTGTCAAGAAATTTGCATCAGAGTTTAATTCCTCTGGTCTTCCTTTGAACATCCTCAT AAACAATGCAGAAATTATGGCATGCCCCTTCATGCTATCGAAGGACAACATTGAGCTGCAATTTGCCACAAATCACTTAG GTCACTTTCTATTGACAAATCTTTTGTTAGATACTATGAAGAAGACATCGTgtgaaagtaagaaagaaggaagaattgTTAATCACTCCTCAGAGGCTCACTGTTTTTCATATTCTGAAAGAATTTGTTTTGACAAAATTAATGACGAATC TAGTTACAACAGCTGGCATGCATATGGGCAATCAAAGCTAGCCAACATGTTACATGCTAATGAACTCGCAAGATGTCTCAAG GAAGATGGAGCTAACATTACTGCAAATTTTCTTCATCCGGGAGCCATTACCACCAATCTCTTCTGCCATACCAGTGTAGTAAATG CTCAAATGAACATTCATGGAAGAAATCCAGAGATATGCTTGAGTAGGTTGCAAGACAAGGAGAACTCACTAGCTATAGAATTTCATGCCTCCTCATTGCTGCCAAGGATGATTTAA